One segment of Ziziphus jujuba cultivar Dongzao chromosome 12, ASM3175591v1 DNA contains the following:
- the LOC132800179 gene encoding protein FAR-RED IMPAIRED RESPONSE 1-like, with protein sequence MDLEIDLNLNLDECNKEGDEREIDNIKDGEDGKILELYDGMEFDSYQKAYSCYLKYTKLTGFGITTRSSRRSKTYGEFTDVKFVCTRYELKQESNAANQHPYLKIDCKSMLHVKKKLGGKWYVHSFIKTHNHELYPAHGHYFPCHRRITSSNKNSINNLHAVGVSTSKIFAAIAKQHGGYEIVGFLEKDIRNNLDKERHLALEMGHAKAMLEHFVHLKKKILTSFMQLTWMKNKVSKMFFGLMQKSILFGYALLKDETTSTFIWLMKTWIRAMGGKPPSAILTDQDKAMKAAIAIVFPNTRHRFCLWHILRKVPEKLAHVIKANESFMRSFNNCIYNSWTNEDFKNKWWNMIKNCKLKGNEWLESLFEDQKHWVPVYMRDTFFAEPFAEYGGFNPWFKTNTIMTLQKNNVWRKAYGLQHVNELHPL encoded by the exons ATGGACttagaaattgatttaaatCTAAATTTGGATGAATGCAATAAAGAAGGTGATGAGAGGGAGATTGACAATATTAAAGATGGGGAAGATGGAAAAATTTTAGAACTTTATGATGGAATGGAATTTGATTCATATCAAAAGGcatattcatgttatttaaaatacaccaaatTGACTGGATTTGGTATTACCACAAGATCTAGTCGTCGATCAAAAACTTATGGAGAGTTCACTGATGTAAAATTCGTTTGTACAAGATATGAGcttaaacaagaatcaaatgcTGCCAATCAACACCCTTACTTAAAGATAGATTGTAAATCAATGTTACATGTAAAGAAAAAGTTAGGAGGAAAATGGTATGTTCATAGTTTCATCAAAACACATAACCATGAGCTTTATCCTGCCCATGGTCATTACTTTCCGTGTCATAGAAGGATTACCTCTTCCAATAAGAATAGTATTAACAATTTGCATGCAGTTGGTGTTAGCACAAGTAAAATTTTTGCTGCAATAGCAAAACAACATGGAGGATATGAAATTGTTGGCTTTTTGGAGAAAGACATTAGAAATAATTTGGACAAAGAAAGGCACTTAGCACTTGAAATGGGGCATGCTAAAGCAATGCTTGAGCATTTTGTgcatttgaagaagaaaatcctAACTTCTTTCATGCAATTGACTTGGATGAAGAACAAAGTCTCAAAAATGTTTTTTGGGTTGATGCAAAAA tctattttatttggatatgcATTGCTTAAAGATGAAACTACATCAACATTTATTTGGCTAATGAAGACATGGATTAGAGCAATGGGTGGAAAACCTCCATCTGCTATTTTAACTGACCAAGATAAAGCTATGAAAGCAGCCATTGCAATTGTCTTTCCAAATACAAGGCATCGCTTTTGTTTATGGCACATATTGAGGAAAGTTCCTGAAAAGCTTGCGCATGTAATAAAGGCAAATGAGAGCTTTATGAGATCATTCAACAATTGTATCTATAATTCATGGACTAATGAAGATTTCAAGAACAAATGGTGGAATATGATTAAGAATTGTAAACTTAAAGGAAATGAATGGCTTGAATCTTTGTTTGAAGACCAAAAGCATTGGGTGCCTGTTTACATGAGAGATACATTTTTTGCAG AACCATTTGCTGAATATGGAGGATTCAATCCCTGGTTCAAAACAAACACAATTATGACTTTGCAAAA GAACAATGTGTGGAGGAAAGCATATGGGCTGCAACATGTGAATGAACTTCATCCTTTGTGA
- the LOC107417594 gene encoding uncharacterized protein LOC107417594 isoform X1, with protein sequence MNEEKKMLEMRKLRLLKIYNVLDFSECGYLSNELRVLEWHQYPLIYMPSSFQPKNLVELNMSNSRIERLWDQETTLSLEKLILLDLSNCEYLVEAPDFSRVPSLERLILEGCKRISKIHPTFKELSGLKLLNLKGCESLESFPQGICFKFLEIFILSGCKKLDRFPEIVGDMNCLIQLFLDGTAIKELPTSVERLSNLKLLDLRECKNLLSLPDLVCSLTSLEGLSIGGCSMINQLPVNIGSLEKLEQLHACRTAIRKAPSSIVLLKNLQRLCFSQCGGVADGSSSQCSSESNISFKLPKSFSGLSSLTYLDLTECNLEQGEIPKDIGCLSLLESLKLGGNNFTNLPDSISQLSKLRYLNVNNCSKLQSLTNLPLNVKEVRASDCPMLNDQMIIWPSDKGFSFIDCRKSVQAERSIAHHPLPMPEEHIPTLFPKFIQDRIYHGGRFQIRFRYARIPDWCSRWNKGSSLRIRLPDKNSSQTWIGFALFVVFLIKKQENFHIGRYNTFCEFYTDEGCLENPCELESFDGFLVGSYGLCVYVPKARFANQLDKASHIKASISTNRPDLEVLKFGLHVIYDKDVPKFTQDLVDTSNEHLNMNSIKHYMHILEKATELERSGDVLDLRSDPSPRNQVFGTLHPTSQLRIVLQNLLSRIFFEGSLYTRNVPIPFSFPSTGFASGWFFHQSVGRNVVCYLPANIVDDKSWIGFSLYATLKMSPSDFLKNYSDSKTARPLLHIDLHSHGSSISHITTLDGLPIMPYSHQLLLFHVPRVFFKQELNQSWGVSALFRTSIPNVEVERCGIRAVYEKDLGNVIELITECRLNSLVDEQVDEQSCYQAYEMLVENIIDTFQFVELETRRQEMPVHSSYSSQRKDESLQTNMFVLITQDVDKEISTAYNKLTIPLDPIVFHSKQDFMESSYKLFEESSSRDSKLGLIHLQIMVETPLFENDLTRWKSNLDYFLKRHFCLHIFITLSLKGRIISLLKPFDPFSPYNLCFPRKEILEWFGDYQVNERRMGIGLPPNLKTDKDWRGIAVCVAFSVQEHPNAILDNDNSQVSFRLLCHMNTDEGCCLNPVPMFRITKDKFKWSCVRGFIWLTYIPSSLLLAELHGQSYIVIDIYNECPGLFTQNLGVRLLFEQDVEEFRQSITKCITGFFDNLDPVCQFMASESDPKNFGKTAMGFDQDMIYNSCFPPIEIPEWFSNHYSSSHSVITEIPTDLYSDDNCLGVALCAYFSSGGKQPSTHVDDFDPEMPHNLICNFDLNFTHHFQITVEELEKIHIGNQFVWLSYIPRHWFSDQLKHCSFIEASFASDRQGFLAHKCGVRVLYKHDEKELKETINHCMAIGYSIRQMEQLAGFQADKAEIPTHAVKKEPICQIKSGRDFDRGLIYSSCFPLTEIVDWFNHHISGPSLEIQPLSNLFGDDNWTGLALCVHFSDPEHPTTFPDKFDPDFSHYLVCLLETERVTLGPLHQHEISNQEFKKLGNGEFIWLSYIPRLWFSEQLEGSFDLIKASFASDRGGWRAEKCGLRLLFRHDEEEFKQTINHCMALLIENQDPISQNKFDNEENKKQCHDGQAGTSKSSRFVPDPQQEILEEPGDLNQKNRGKRIV encoded by the exons ATGAATGAGGAGAAAAAGATGTTAGAAATGAGAAAGCTACGACTATTGAAGATTTATAATGTGCTTGACTTTTCTGAATGTGGATACCTTTCAAATGAGTTACGTGTTTTGGAATGGCATCAATATCCTCTCATCTATATGCCATCaagttttcaaccaaaaaatctTGTTGAACTCAACATGTCCAACAGCCGTATTGAACGGCTGTGGGATCAGGAAACTACG CTTTCTTTGGAGAAGTTGATATTACTCGATCTAAGCAATTGCGAGTACTTGGTTGAAGCCCCTGACTTCAGCAGAGTCCCCAGTCTTGAGAGGTTGATTCTTGAAGGTTGTAAAAGGATATCTAAAATTCATCCAACATTCAAAGAGCTCAGTGGACTCAAGTTGTTGAACTTGAAAGGTTGTGAATCTCTTGAAAGTTTTCCCCAAGGCATCTGCTTCAAATTCCTTgagatttttattctttcaggATGTAAAAAACTTGATAGATTTCCAGAAATTGTAGGAGATATGAATTGTTTGATACAACTTTTTTTGGATGGGACTGCTATAAAGGAGCTGCCAACATCAGTAGAGCGCTTAAGCAACCTTAAGTTGTTGGATCTTAGAGAATGCAAGAACCTTTTGAGTCTTCCAGATTTGGTTTGCAGTTTGACATCTTTGGAAGGACTTAGCATTGGAGGTTGCTCAATGATCAACCAACTGCCAGTAAACATTGGGAGCTTGGAAAAATTGGAGCAACTTCATGCATGTAGAACTGCCATAAGGAAAGCACCTTCCTCCATTGTACTTCTGAAGAACCTTCAAAGACTATGTTTCTCCCAATGTGGGGGTGTGGCAGACGGATCCTCATCTCAATGTTCATCAGAATCCAATATCAGTTTCAAGTTGCCTAAGTCATTCTCTGGTTTAAGCTCTTTGACATATTTAGATCTAACTGAATGCAATCTTGAACAAGGAGAAATCCCTAAGGACATTGGTTGTTTGTCATTACTCGAGAGTTTAAAATTGGGTGGAAACAATTTCACGAACTTACCAGATAGCATCTCTCAGCTTTCTAAGCTTAGATATCTCAATGTGAATAACTGTAGCAAGCTTCAATCATTGACAAACCTTCCATTAAACGTAAAAGAAGTGAGGGCAAGTGATTGTCCAATGCTGAATGATCAAATGATAATATGGCCTTCTGACAAGGGATTCAGTTTCATAGATTGTCGTAAATCAGTCCAGGCCGAAAGAAGTATTGCACACCACCCTCTTCCAATGCCCGAAGAACATATCCCCACACTCTTTCCTAAATTCATTCAG GATCGAATTTATCACGGAGGACGCTTCCAAATTCGTTTTCGTTATGCAAGAATTCCAGACTGGTGCAGCCGCTGGAATAAAGGGTCTTCTTTAAGAATCAGACTACCTGACAAAAATAGTAGTCAAACATGGATTGGATTTGCCCTGTTTGTTGTTTTCCTAATCAAGAAACAAGAAAACTTTCATATTGGTCGGTACAATACTTTTTGTGAGTTTTACACTGATGAAGGTTGTCTTGAAAATCCGTGTGAGCTAGAAAGCTTTGATGGCTTCCTGGTTGGGTCTTATGGACTTTGTGTCTATGTACCAAAGGCAAGGTTTGCAAATCAGTTGGACAAAGCAAGTCATATCAAAGCTTCAATTTCAACAAACAGACCCGATTTGGAGGTGCTGAAGTTTGGGCTGCATGTAATATATGACAAAGATGTGCCAAAGTTTACTCAAGATTTAGTTGATACATCTAATGAACACCTAAATATGAACTCTATTAAGCATTATATGCATATACTAGAAAAAGCAACTGAATTGGAAAGATCCGGTGATGTCCTTGATCTTCGATCCGATCCAAGTCCAAGAAATCAAGTTTTCGGAACCTTGCATCCTACTAGCCAATTGAGAATAGTTCTACAAAACTTACTTTCAAGAATATTCTTTGAG GGATCCTTGTATACACGTAACGTGCCTATCCCATTCAGTTTTCCTTCAACAGGATTTGCCTCTGGTTGGTTTTTCCATCAAAGTGTGGGGCGCAACGTAGTTTGCTATCTTCCTGCAAACATAGTTGATGACAAGTCATGGATAGGATTCAGTCTATATGCTACACTCAAAATGAGTCCTTCTGATTTTCTCAAGAATTATTCAGATTCAAAAACTGCTCGGCCTTTGCTTCACATCGACTTGCATTCTCATGGAAGCAGTATTTCACATATAACAACGCTTGATGGTCTCCCCATTATGCCTTATTCACATCAACTTCTTCTATTTCATGTACCGCGAGTGTTTTTCAAACAAGAGTTGAATCAAAGTTGGGGAGTAAGCGCCTTGTTTAGGACCAGCATCCCAAATGTCGAAGTCGAAAGGTGTGGGATTCGAGCAGTATATGAGAAAGATTTGGGAAATGTAATTGAACTGATAACCGAGTGTCGGTTAAACTCTCTAGTTGATGAACAAGTTGATGAACAATCATGTTACCAAGCATATGAAATGCTGGTGGAAAATATCATTGATACGTTTCAGTTTGTAGAGCTTGAAACAAGGAGACAAGAAATGCCTGTCCATTCTAGTTATTCGTCTCAAAg GAAGGACGAATCCTTGCAGACGAACATGTTTGTGTTAATTACTCAAGATGTAGACAAAGAGATTTCAACTGCATATAATAAACTTACTATTCCACTTGATCCAATTGTTTTCCACTCCAAACAAGACTTTATGGAATCTTCTTACAAACTGTTTGAAGAAAGTAGTTCAAGAGATTCAAAGCTTGGTTTAATTCATTTACAGATAATGGTGGAGACTCCActctttgaaaatgatttgacaAGATGGAAAAGTAATCTTGATTATTTCCTTAAACGCCACTTCTGCCTTCACATCTTCATTACTCTCAGCCTCAAAGGACGTatcatttctcttttgaagCCTTTCGATCCTTTCTCGCCATACAATTTATGCTTTCCTCGAAAGGAAATTCTGGAGTGGTTTGGAGATTATCAAGTTAATGAGCGAAGAATGGGAATCGGATTACCTCCAAATCTGAAAACTGATAAAGATTGGAGAGGGATTGCTGTATGTGTTGCTTTTTCAGTTCAGGAGCATCCAAATGCCATCCTTGACAACGACAATTCACAAGTCTCATTCAGACTTCTCTGTCATATGAATACCGATGAAGGATGTTGTTTGAATCCTGTCCCCATGTTTCGAATAACTAAAGACAAATTCAAGTGGTCATGTGTACGTGGATTCATTTGGCTAACCTATATACCAAGTTCTTTGCTGCTTGCAGAGTTGCATGGGCAAAGCTACATAGTCATAGATATCTATAATGAGTGCCCTGGCTTGTTTACACAGAATCTTGGCGTCCGACTCTTGTTCGAACAGGATGTGGAAGAATTCAGACAATCAATAACCAAATGCATTACAGGGTTCTTTGACAATTTGGATCCCGTCTGTCAATTTATGGCCAGTGAAAGTGATCCAAAAAACTTTGGAAAAACTGCCATG GGGTTTGATCAAGACATGATATACAACTCATGCTTCCCTCCTATTGAGATTCCAGAGTGGTTCAGCAATCATTATAGTAGTAGCCATTCAGTGATAACCGAGATACCGACAGATCTATATAGTGATGATAATTGCCTAGGAGTGGCTCTCTGTGCATATTTTTCATCAGGTGGCAAGCAACCAAGTACCCACGTTGATGACTTTGATCCAGAAATGCCTCATAACCTTATTTGTAACTTTGATCTCAATTTTACGCATCATTTTCAAATAACCGTTGAAGAATTGGAAAAGATACATATTGGAAATCAGTTTGTATGGCTGTCCTATATACCTCGTCACTGGTTTTCAGATCAGCTGAAGCACTGCAGTTTCATCGAGGCTTCGTTTGCAAGCGATAGACAAGGATTTTTGGCTCACAAGTGTGGTGTTCGTGTTCTATACAAACATGATGAGAAAGAGCTTAAGGAGACAATAAATCACTGCATGGCTATAG GTTATTCTATACGCCAAATGGAGCAACTAGCTGGCTTTCAGGCCGATAAAGCTGAAATTCCAACTCATGCAGTTAAGAAAGAACCCATTTGCCAAATTAAAAGTGGACgg GACTTTGATAGGGGCTTGATATATAGCTCATGTTTCCCTCTTACTGAAATTGTGGACTGGTTCAATCATCACATTAGTGGCCCTTCACTGGAAATCCAACCACTTTCGAATCTATTTGGTGATGATAATTGGACAGGATTGGCACTCTGTGTACATTTTTCGGACCCCGAGCATCCAACTACCTTTCCTGATAAATTTGATCCAGATTTTTCTCACTACCTTGTTTGTCTCTTGGAAACAGAGCGAGTTACTTTGGGTCCTCTGCATCAGCATGAAATATCCAATCAAGAATTCAAGAAGTTAGGAAATGGAGAATTCATATGGCTGTCCTACATACCACGTCTCTGGTTCTCAGAGCAGTTGGAGGGCTCCTTTGATCTCATTAAGGCTTCATTTGCAAGCGATAGAGGAGGCTGGCGTGCTGAGAAGTGTGGTCTTCGTCTTCTATTCCGGCATGATGAGGAAGAGTTTAAGCAGACAATAAACCACTGCATGGCCTTGTTGATTGAAAATCAAGATCCAATatctcaaaataaatttgataatgaaGAAAACAAGAAGCAATGCCATGATGGTCAGGCAGGAACTAGCAAATCTAGCCGCTTTGTTCCTGATCCTCAACAAGAAATACTGGAAGAACCAGGGGATCTAAACCAGAAGAATAGAGGTAAAAGAATTGTTTAA
- the LOC107417594 gene encoding uncharacterized protein LOC107417594 isoform X2, whose product MNEEKKMLEMRKLRLLKIYNVLDFSECGYLSNELRVLEWHQYPLIYMPSSFQPKNLVELNMSNSRIERLWDQETTLSLEKLILLDLSNCEYLVEAPDFSRVPSLERLILEGCKRISKIHPTFKELSGLKLLNLKGCESLESFPQGICFKFLEIFILSGCKKLDRFPEIVGDMNCLIQLFLDGTAIKELPTSVERLSNLKLLDLRECKNLLSLPDLVCSLTSLEGLSIGGCSMINQLPVNIGSLEKLEQLHACRTAIRKAPSSIVLLKNLQRLCFSQCGGVADGSSSQCSSESNISFKLPKSFSGLSSLTYLDLTECNLEQGEIPKDIGCLSLLESLKLGGNNFTNLPDSISQLSKLRYLNVNNCSKLQSLTNLPLNVKEVRASDCPMLNDQMIIWPSDKGFSFIDCRKSVQAERSIAHHPLPMPEEHIPTLFPKFIQDRIYHGGRFQIRFRYARIPDWCSRWNKGSSLRIRLPDKNSSQTWIGFALFVVFLIKKQENFHIGRYNTFCEFYTDEGCLENPCELESFDGFLVGSYGLCVYVPKARFANQLDKASHIKASISTNRPDLEVLKFGLHVIYDKDVPKFTQDLVDTSNEHLNMNSIKHYMHILEKATELERSGDVLDLRSDPSPRNQVFGTLHPTSQLRIVLQNLLSRIFFEGSLYTRNVPIPFSFPSTGFASGWFFHQSVGRNVVCYLPANIVDDKSWIGFSLYATLKMSPSDFLKNYSDSKTARPLLHIDLHSHGSSISHITTLDGLPIMPYSHQLLLFHVPRVFFKQELNQSWGVSALFRTSIPNVEVERCGIRAVYEKDLGNVIELITECRLNSLVDEQVDEQSCYQAYEMLVENIIDTFQFVELETRRQEMPVHSSYSSQRKDESLQTNMFVLITQDVDKEISTAYNKLTIPLDPIVFHSKQDFMESSYKLFEESSSRDSKLGLIHLQIMVETPLFENDLTRWKSNLDYFLKRHFCLHIFITLSLKGRIISLLKPFDPFSPYNLCFPRKEILEWFGDYQVNERRMGIGLPPNLKTDKDWRGIAVCVAFSVQEHPNAILDNDNSQVSFRLLCHMNTDEGCCLNPVPMFRITKDKFKWSCVRGFIWLTYIPSSLLLAELHGQSYIVIDIYNECPGLFTQNLGVRLLFEQDVEEFRQSITKCITGFFDNLDPVCQFMASESDPKNFGKTAMGFDQDMIYNSCFPPIEIPEWFSNHYSSSHSVITEIPTDLYSDDNCLGVALCAYFSSGGKQPSTHVDDFDPEMPHNLICNFDLNFTHHFQITVEELEKIHIGNQFVWLSYIPRHWFSDQLKHCSFIEASFASDRQGFLAHKCGVRVLYKHDEKELKETINHCMAIGYSIRQMEQLAGFQADKAEIPTHAVKKEPICQIKSGRDFDRGLIYSSCFPLTEIVDWFNHHISGPSLEIQPLSNLFGDDNWTGLALCSELLWVLCISMKYPIKNSRS is encoded by the exons ATGAATGAGGAGAAAAAGATGTTAGAAATGAGAAAGCTACGACTATTGAAGATTTATAATGTGCTTGACTTTTCTGAATGTGGATACCTTTCAAATGAGTTACGTGTTTTGGAATGGCATCAATATCCTCTCATCTATATGCCATCaagttttcaaccaaaaaatctTGTTGAACTCAACATGTCCAACAGCCGTATTGAACGGCTGTGGGATCAGGAAACTACG CTTTCTTTGGAGAAGTTGATATTACTCGATCTAAGCAATTGCGAGTACTTGGTTGAAGCCCCTGACTTCAGCAGAGTCCCCAGTCTTGAGAGGTTGATTCTTGAAGGTTGTAAAAGGATATCTAAAATTCATCCAACATTCAAAGAGCTCAGTGGACTCAAGTTGTTGAACTTGAAAGGTTGTGAATCTCTTGAAAGTTTTCCCCAAGGCATCTGCTTCAAATTCCTTgagatttttattctttcaggATGTAAAAAACTTGATAGATTTCCAGAAATTGTAGGAGATATGAATTGTTTGATACAACTTTTTTTGGATGGGACTGCTATAAAGGAGCTGCCAACATCAGTAGAGCGCTTAAGCAACCTTAAGTTGTTGGATCTTAGAGAATGCAAGAACCTTTTGAGTCTTCCAGATTTGGTTTGCAGTTTGACATCTTTGGAAGGACTTAGCATTGGAGGTTGCTCAATGATCAACCAACTGCCAGTAAACATTGGGAGCTTGGAAAAATTGGAGCAACTTCATGCATGTAGAACTGCCATAAGGAAAGCACCTTCCTCCATTGTACTTCTGAAGAACCTTCAAAGACTATGTTTCTCCCAATGTGGGGGTGTGGCAGACGGATCCTCATCTCAATGTTCATCAGAATCCAATATCAGTTTCAAGTTGCCTAAGTCATTCTCTGGTTTAAGCTCTTTGACATATTTAGATCTAACTGAATGCAATCTTGAACAAGGAGAAATCCCTAAGGACATTGGTTGTTTGTCATTACTCGAGAGTTTAAAATTGGGTGGAAACAATTTCACGAACTTACCAGATAGCATCTCTCAGCTTTCTAAGCTTAGATATCTCAATGTGAATAACTGTAGCAAGCTTCAATCATTGACAAACCTTCCATTAAACGTAAAAGAAGTGAGGGCAAGTGATTGTCCAATGCTGAATGATCAAATGATAATATGGCCTTCTGACAAGGGATTCAGTTTCATAGATTGTCGTAAATCAGTCCAGGCCGAAAGAAGTATTGCACACCACCCTCTTCCAATGCCCGAAGAACATATCCCCACACTCTTTCCTAAATTCATTCAG GATCGAATTTATCACGGAGGACGCTTCCAAATTCGTTTTCGTTATGCAAGAATTCCAGACTGGTGCAGCCGCTGGAATAAAGGGTCTTCTTTAAGAATCAGACTACCTGACAAAAATAGTAGTCAAACATGGATTGGATTTGCCCTGTTTGTTGTTTTCCTAATCAAGAAACAAGAAAACTTTCATATTGGTCGGTACAATACTTTTTGTGAGTTTTACACTGATGAAGGTTGTCTTGAAAATCCGTGTGAGCTAGAAAGCTTTGATGGCTTCCTGGTTGGGTCTTATGGACTTTGTGTCTATGTACCAAAGGCAAGGTTTGCAAATCAGTTGGACAAAGCAAGTCATATCAAAGCTTCAATTTCAACAAACAGACCCGATTTGGAGGTGCTGAAGTTTGGGCTGCATGTAATATATGACAAAGATGTGCCAAAGTTTACTCAAGATTTAGTTGATACATCTAATGAACACCTAAATATGAACTCTATTAAGCATTATATGCATATACTAGAAAAAGCAACTGAATTGGAAAGATCCGGTGATGTCCTTGATCTTCGATCCGATCCAAGTCCAAGAAATCAAGTTTTCGGAACCTTGCATCCTACTAGCCAATTGAGAATAGTTCTACAAAACTTACTTTCAAGAATATTCTTTGAG GGATCCTTGTATACACGTAACGTGCCTATCCCATTCAGTTTTCCTTCAACAGGATTTGCCTCTGGTTGGTTTTTCCATCAAAGTGTGGGGCGCAACGTAGTTTGCTATCTTCCTGCAAACATAGTTGATGACAAGTCATGGATAGGATTCAGTCTATATGCTACACTCAAAATGAGTCCTTCTGATTTTCTCAAGAATTATTCAGATTCAAAAACTGCTCGGCCTTTGCTTCACATCGACTTGCATTCTCATGGAAGCAGTATTTCACATATAACAACGCTTGATGGTCTCCCCATTATGCCTTATTCACATCAACTTCTTCTATTTCATGTACCGCGAGTGTTTTTCAAACAAGAGTTGAATCAAAGTTGGGGAGTAAGCGCCTTGTTTAGGACCAGCATCCCAAATGTCGAAGTCGAAAGGTGTGGGATTCGAGCAGTATATGAGAAAGATTTGGGAAATGTAATTGAACTGATAACCGAGTGTCGGTTAAACTCTCTAGTTGATGAACAAGTTGATGAACAATCATGTTACCAAGCATATGAAATGCTGGTGGAAAATATCATTGATACGTTTCAGTTTGTAGAGCTTGAAACAAGGAGACAAGAAATGCCTGTCCATTCTAGTTATTCGTCTCAAAg GAAGGACGAATCCTTGCAGACGAACATGTTTGTGTTAATTACTCAAGATGTAGACAAAGAGATTTCAACTGCATATAATAAACTTACTATTCCACTTGATCCAATTGTTTTCCACTCCAAACAAGACTTTATGGAATCTTCTTACAAACTGTTTGAAGAAAGTAGTTCAAGAGATTCAAAGCTTGGTTTAATTCATTTACAGATAATGGTGGAGACTCCActctttgaaaatgatttgacaAGATGGAAAAGTAATCTTGATTATTTCCTTAAACGCCACTTCTGCCTTCACATCTTCATTACTCTCAGCCTCAAAGGACGTatcatttctcttttgaagCCTTTCGATCCTTTCTCGCCATACAATTTATGCTTTCCTCGAAAGGAAATTCTGGAGTGGTTTGGAGATTATCAAGTTAATGAGCGAAGAATGGGAATCGGATTACCTCCAAATCTGAAAACTGATAAAGATTGGAGAGGGATTGCTGTATGTGTTGCTTTTTCAGTTCAGGAGCATCCAAATGCCATCCTTGACAACGACAATTCACAAGTCTCATTCAGACTTCTCTGTCATATGAATACCGATGAAGGATGTTGTTTGAATCCTGTCCCCATGTTTCGAATAACTAAAGACAAATTCAAGTGGTCATGTGTACGTGGATTCATTTGGCTAACCTATATACCAAGTTCTTTGCTGCTTGCAGAGTTGCATGGGCAAAGCTACATAGTCATAGATATCTATAATGAGTGCCCTGGCTTGTTTACACAGAATCTTGGCGTCCGACTCTTGTTCGAACAGGATGTGGAAGAATTCAGACAATCAATAACCAAATGCATTACAGGGTTCTTTGACAATTTGGATCCCGTCTGTCAATTTATGGCCAGTGAAAGTGATCCAAAAAACTTTGGAAAAACTGCCATG GGGTTTGATCAAGACATGATATACAACTCATGCTTCCCTCCTATTGAGATTCCAGAGTGGTTCAGCAATCATTATAGTAGTAGCCATTCAGTGATAACCGAGATACCGACAGATCTATATAGTGATGATAATTGCCTAGGAGTGGCTCTCTGTGCATATTTTTCATCAGGTGGCAAGCAACCAAGTACCCACGTTGATGACTTTGATCCAGAAATGCCTCATAACCTTATTTGTAACTTTGATCTCAATTTTACGCATCATTTTCAAATAACCGTTGAAGAATTGGAAAAGATACATATTGGAAATCAGTTTGTATGGCTGTCCTATATACCTCGTCACTGGTTTTCAGATCAGCTGAAGCACTGCAGTTTCATCGAGGCTTCGTTTGCAAGCGATAGACAAGGATTTTTGGCTCACAAGTGTGGTGTTCGTGTTCTATACAAACATGATGAGAAAGAGCTTAAGGAGACAATAAATCACTGCATGGCTATAG GTTATTCTATACGCCAAATGGAGCAACTAGCTGGCTTTCAGGCCGATAAAGCTGAAATTCCAACTCATGCAGTTAAGAAAGAACCCATTTGCCAAATTAAAAGTGGACgg GACTTTGATAGGGGCTTGATATATAGCTCATGTTTCCCTCTTACTGAAATTGTGGACTGGTTCAATCATCACATTAGTGGCCCTTCACTGGAAATCCAACCACTTTCGAATCTATTTGGTGATGATAATTGGACAGGATTGGCACTCTGT AGCGAGTTACTTTGGGTCCTCTGCATCAGCATGAAATATCCAATCAAGAATTCAAGAAGTTAG
- the LOC112491669 gene encoding TMV resistance protein N-like produces MTSTGKCLESSSSSSPWKHDVFLSFRGEDTRTGFTDHLYHALDGKAIDTFRDTEGLVRGEAISPALLKGIEESRFAIIVLSEKYATSSWCLDEVAEIVKCHRVRGQTIIPVFYHVEPNHVRNQTGTFGEPFTHKHKDQDVNRVNRWREALSLVANIHPCWELKADGRYVILHFNTNFLINFFEMRIYS; encoded by the coding sequence ATGACCAGCACAGGAAAATGTTTagaatcatcatcttcatcatcaccaTGGAAACATGATGTGTTCCTGAGTTTCAGAGGTGAGGACACCCGTACAGGATTCACAGACCATCTGTACCATGCTTTGGATGGGAAAGCAATTGACACCTTCAGGGATACTGAAGGCCTTGTGAGGGGAGAAGCCATTTCACCAGCACTCTTGAAAGGAATTGAAGAGTCAAGATTTGCAATCATCGTCCTTTCAGAGAAATATGCTACTTCATCATGGTGCTTGGACGAAGTTGCAGAGATTGTTAAATGCCATCGAGTTCGGGGACAGACTATTATTCCGGTTTTCTACCATGTTGAACCAAACCATGTGAGAAATCAGACTGGGACATTTGGGGAGCCCTTTACCCATAAGCATAAAGACCAAGATGTGAATAGGGTTAACCGATGGAGGGAGGCTCTGTCTCTGGTGGCCAATATTCATCCATGCTGGGAATTGAAAGCAGACGGCAGGTATGTAATTCTCCATTTTAATACTaacttcttaattaatttttttgaaatgagAATTTATTCTTAA